The following coding sequences lie in one Gammaproteobacteria bacterium genomic window:
- a CDS encoding MFS transporter — protein sequence MVANASVPYWRLSMFYLFFFASIGAFVPYWTLYLKSLGFSPAEIGELMAITLATKIVAPNVWGWLADHSGRRMLIVRVGTFCALVAFSAVFIGQSYGWMALVMCVFSFFWNAVLPQFEATTMRHLGAHSHGYSAIRLWGSIGFIAAVMALGPALDKFDTGLLPQVILPMLLAIFLASLWVPEERESPIAHHHGSILLVLRQPPVLALLGVCFLMQLSHGPYYTFFTIYLEDHGYSRSLIGQLWGLGVMAEIVVFLFMARLMPRLGARRLMIGSLGLASLRWVLIALFPDQLAIILFAQVLHAASFGVCHAVAIHLIHRLFVGRFQGRGQALYSSLSFGAGGAVGSFGSGYVWSHSGPAVMFLIAAGVSAVACVVAWRYLTEPGHED from the coding sequence ATGGTGGCAAACGCTTCAGTGCCGTATTGGCGACTGTCGATGTTTTATCTGTTTTTCTTCGCTTCCATCGGCGCCTTTGTTCCCTATTGGACGCTGTACCTCAAGTCGCTCGGTTTCAGTCCGGCAGAGATCGGCGAATTAATGGCCATCACCCTCGCCACTAAAATCGTCGCGCCCAATGTCTGGGGTTGGCTGGCCGATCACAGCGGACGACGAATGCTAATTGTTCGTGTTGGCACCTTCTGTGCGTTGGTCGCATTTAGTGCCGTTTTTATCGGGCAAAGTTATGGCTGGATGGCGCTGGTGATGTGCGTGTTCAGTTTTTTCTGGAACGCCGTCTTGCCGCAATTCGAAGCCACCACCATGCGCCACCTCGGCGCACACTCGCATGGTTATAGCGCGATTCGACTCTGGGGTTCGATTGGATTCATCGCAGCGGTCATGGCGCTGGGGCCAGCGCTGGATAAGTTCGATACCGGATTGTTGCCGCAAGTGATTTTGCCGATGTTGCTGGCGATTTTTCTCGCCAGTCTGTGGGTGCCCGAAGAACGTGAATCCCCCATTGCCCATCATCATGGTTCGATTTTGTTGGTCTTGCGGCAACCGCCGGTGTTGGCGCTGTTGGGTGTCTGTTTCCTGATGCAGTTGAGTCACGGGCCATATTACACCTTTTTCACTATTTATCTCGAAGATCATGGTTATAGCCGCAGTTTGATCGGCCAGCTCTGGGGGTTGGGGGTGATGGCCGAAATCGTAGTGTTTTTGTTCATGGCGCGATTGATGCCACGTCTCGGTGCACGGCGGCTGATGATAGGGAGCCTGGGGCTGGCCAGTCTACGCTGGGTGTTGATCGCCTTATTTCCTGACCAGCTGGCGATCATCCTCTTTGCCCAGGTTTTGCACGCCGCCAGCTTTGGCGTCTGCCACGCAGTGGCCATCCACCTGATCCATCGCTTGTTCGTCGGCCGGTTTCAGGGGCGTGGCCAGGCCCTCTACAGCAGCCTCAGTTTCGGTGCTGGCGGGGCGGTGGGGAGCTTTGGCAGTG
- the aroC gene encoding chorismate synthase, translated as MSGNTIGKLFTVTGFGESHGPALGCIVDGCPPGLELSEADLQHDLDRRKPGTSRHTTQRREEDKVQILSGVFEGKTTGTPIGLLIHNTDQRSKDYSDIMDRFCPGHADYVYQQKYGIRDYRGGGRSSARETAMRVAAGAIAKKYLKSRYGIEIRGYLAQLGPIKAEQFDWSVVEQNPFFCPDAGKVAEMEKYMDALRKEGNSIGARINVVATGMFPGLGEPIFDRLDADIAYAMMCINAVKGVEIGSGFAAVEQKGTEHRDEMTPQGFLSNHAGGVLGGISSGQDIVVSIALKPTSSIRLPGRSVNVRGEPVEVITTGRHDPCVGIRATPIAEAMLAIVLMDHALRHRAQNLDVRSATPVIPASPISKP; from the coding sequence GGCTTTGGGCTGTATTGTCGATGGTTGCCCGCCGGGATTGGAACTCAGCGAAGCCGATTTGCAACACGATCTCGATCGGCGCAAACCCGGCACCTCGCGTCACACCACGCAGCGCCGTGAAGAAGATAAGGTGCAAATCCTGTCCGGTGTCTTCGAAGGCAAGACCACCGGCACGCCGATTGGTCTGCTGATTCACAACACCGACCAGCGCTCCAAAGATTACTCCGACATCATGGACCGTTTCTGTCCCGGTCACGCCGATTACGTCTATCAGCAAAAATACGGCATTCGCGATTATCGCGGTGGCGGCCGTTCCTCTGCCCGTGAAACGGCGATGCGTGTCGCGGCCGGCGCAATTGCCAAGAAATATCTCAAATCACGTTATGGCATTGAGATTCGCGGTTACCTGGCGCAGTTAGGCCCGATCAAGGCCGAGCAGTTTGACTGGTCAGTGGTAGAACAAAATCCCTTCTTCTGTCCCGATGCGGGCAAAGTGGCAGAGATGGAAAAGTACATGGATGCGCTCCGCAAAGAAGGTAATTCCATCGGAGCGCGGATCAATGTTGTGGCGACAGGCATGTTCCCTGGTCTCGGCGAACCGATCTTCGATCGCCTCGATGCCGACATCGCGTATGCGATGATGTGCATTAATGCAGTGAAGGGTGTCGAAATCGGTTCCGGCTTTGCCGCCGTCGAGCAAAAGGGCACCGAGCATCGCGATGAAATGACGCCACAGGGGTTTCTCAGTAATCACGCCGGTGGCGTGCTGGGCGGAATTTCCAGCGGTCAGGATATCGTCGTCAGCATTGCACTCAAACCCACCTCCAGCATTCGTCTGCCTGGGCGTAGCGTCAATGTGCGAGGCGAGCCGGTGGAAGTGATCACCACTGGCCGCCACGATCCTTGTGTCGGGATTCGCGCCACGCCCATCGCCGAGGCAATGCTCGCCATCGTGTTGATGGATCACGCCTTGCGCCACCGCGCGCAAAATCTCGATGTGCGTTCGGCGACACCGGTAATTCCGGCGAGTCCGATTTCCAAACCCTGA